One Arthrobacter sp. B3I4 genomic window, GTGGTGCTGACCGGGGAGGAGCTGGCGCGGTTGGGTGAGGTGAGCCGGCCGCGCGTCGGGGTCTACCCGTACGGGCCGATGGCCCAGGAACAGCGGCGCCGGAAGATCACCGGCGGACGCTAAGAGAGCAGCGCCGGCTCACCCGGCAGCCGGGCGCCCCCTATGAGGCCGCGTCCTGGTGGCTGGACCAGATATCGCCGATCTCCTCGGTGGACTGTTCCACGATCCGGCGCATCGCCGCGTGGGCGGCGTCCGTCTCGGCGCGCTGGATGGCGCTGGCGACGTCGACATGCAGTTGCAGCGCCTCATGCTGGGGCAGGTGCGGCATGAGGCCGTGCTCCGTCCGGCCGGTGAGGACTTCCGCCACGAGGTTGTGCAGCTGGGAGAACATCGGATTGCCAGAGGCCCGCAGGACGGCGGCGTGGAACTCGATGTCCAGCCGCAGGAACTCGTCCTGGTCGCCGCGCTGCCCTGCCGCCCACAACCGCGCGGCCTGGCCGACGAGGTCGCTGCCGGTATCCCAGGAAGCCCGTTCGGCAGCGAGCCGGGCAGCCTGCGGTTCAATCGCGCCGCGAAGTTCGTTCAGGGCCCGCAGCTGGTCCACCCGTCGGGATGAGGCCAGTCGCCAGCGGATCACCTGCGGATCGTAGAGATTCCAGGATTCCTCCGGCTGCACCACGGTACCGAGCCGGCGCCGGGACGCCAGCATGCCCATCGAGGACAGCACCCGGGTTGCTTCCCGCACCACAGACCGCGACACACCGTGCTGCGCCTCGAGCTCGTCCAGCCGCACGATCGAGTGCGGCGCCAAGGTCCCCTCGGCAATGGCGAGCCCCAGGGTCTGGACCAGCACTGAGTGCAGGTCCGCTGGAGACTCCGCCTTTGGGGTTTGCATGAATAAATCATACGGGCGGGCGCAAGGGGTTGTTTAAGTCTGCTTTATTTCTCTAAGATCGCTGCAGAGCAGATGTAAAGATGCATCCGCACGTGGCTGGACACCATCCGGCCCTGAAGACAAGGGAGTCGTAATGAAGCGGCGTTCAATTGCGAAGTATGCGGCCGTAGCCGCGGCACTGTCGCTCGGCCTCACCGCCTGTGGCGGCGGCAGCGGCAGCGGCGATGCCAAGGCGGCCGGTACGGTCCGGGTCACGCTGGCCAACCACGTGTGGACCGAAGGCATCAAGGCAGCCATCCCTGAGTTCGAGAAGGAATCCGGGCTCAAGGTCGAACTCACCCAGCTCGGTGAGGACCAGCTTTCCGACCAGTACAACGTCAAGCTCAACGCGGGCAGTGACGAAATCGACGTCATGATGTACCGCCCGCTCCAGGAGGGCAAGGCGTTCGCGAAGAACGGCTACCTCGCCGACCTGACCAGCAAGGTGTCCGGGGACGCCAACTGGGACTGGAAGGACTACCAGGAGGGCCCGGTCAAGGCCTCCACTGTTGACGGCAAGGTTGTCGGCGTCCCGATCATCACCGAGCGTGAGGTCCTCTACTACCGCAAGGACCTGCTGCAGGCCGCCGGCGTCGAGGTCCCCAAGACCATGGACGAACTCCAGGCCGCAGCCCAGAAGATCTCCGCCGCCAACCCGGACACCGCCGGTTTCGTCGCGCGCACCGGCAAGTCCGCGGCCGTGACCCAGTTCTCCAGCTTCCTGTACAGCTTCGGCGGTGACTTCATCGGTGCCGACGGCAAGTCCGCCATCGGCAGCGACGCCGCGAAGAAGGCCTACTCCTTCTACGGCGGCCTGATCAAGAACTACGGCCCCAAGAACGTCAGCACCGACATGAGCTGGCCCGAGGCAATGGCCATCTTCACCCAGGGCAAGGCAGCCTTCTACACGGAGGCCGACTCGCTTTACAAGAACGCCACTGACCCGGCCAAATCCAAGGTCGCCGACAAGGTCGGTTTCGCAGCCCTCCCTGCCGGCCCGGCCGGTTCCAAGCCGTACAACATCCCGTCGTGGGGCCTGGCCGTGAACAAGGCCTCCGGCAACCAGGACAACGCCTGGAAGTTCATCCAGTGGGCCACCAGCAAGGACCGCACCCTGCAGGCCCAGAAGGCTGGCGTCCCGGGCCCGCGTGCCTCGGTCTGGGCTGACCCGGCCGGAACCTCGACGTACCCGAAGGACCTCGCCGAGGCCATCGCAGCCAGCGCCAAGAACGGCGTCGGCCACGACCGTCCCGAGGTTGTCACCGTGGGCAAGGCCCGCGAGATCGTCGGCGCTCCGATCGTTGCCACCATCACCGGTTCCGACGCTTCGGCAGCAGCCGATTCGGCAAACGACGCCTTCCAGAAGTTCTTGGACAGCGAAAAGAAGTAACGCACCCGGCGCCCTGCGCCTGGCTCCAGACCCCCGGCGGGACGGCTGCACAGCCGCCGTCCCGCCGGGACCACGCTCTTAGCTTCACCCCCAAACTCTTTAGGTGAACCATGTCTGTTCTGAACACCTCACGCGGGAACACGTCCCGCGGCGCAGCCCGGGGCGCCAGCCGCGGGACGGCTCGAACGTCCGGCCCGCAGAGAAACTTCTCTGCCTGGGCGAACCGGCACCGCAAGTGGCTCTTTGCCGCGCCGGCCATGATCTTCGTCGGCGTCCTGATCATCTTTCCGCTGGCCTGGACGCTCTACCTGAGCCTGACCGACTCGCAGGGCTCGGTCCGGGCAGCCACCGAGTTTATCGGTCTGCAGAACTACGCGACCGTCCTCGCCGACGTCGACCGGTTCTGGCCCGCGGTGGGCCGCACGCTGACCTTCACCGGCCTGGCTCTGGTCTGCGAGGTTGTTCTGGGCATGGGCATCGCCCTGCTGCTGTGGCGGCCGTTCCGCGGGGAAAAGTGGGTGCGCGTCGCCATCTTGCTGCCACTGGTCGCCACCCCGGTCGCCGTCGGCATGATGTGGCGGCTGATCTTCGACCCCAACATCGGCTTCGCCAACCAGCTGCTCGGCATGATCGGCATTCCGGCGCAGCCGTGGCTCTCCGGCCAGGACACGGCCCTGGGCACCACTATCTTCATGGACATCTGGCAATGGACCCCCATGGTGGTCCTGATCCTGCTCGCCGGCCTCACCTCACTCTCCGAGGAGCCGGACGAGGCTGCCCGGATGGACGGCGCGAACGCCTTCCAGCGCTTCTTCTTCATCACCCTGCCGCTGATGATGCCGACCGTCATTGTCGCCATCCTGCTGCGCGGCATCGACGCGCTGAAAACCTTCGACATCCTTTACGCCACCAAGGGCAAGGGCGGCGGCTCCTTCCACGAGGTGGAGACGCTCAATGTCTACGCCTACGGCCTGAGCTTTGACTACAACCAGTACGGGCTCTCCTCCGCGGTGCTGATCCTGTTCTTCATGATCATCATCGGCACCATGTGGCTGCTGACCATGCGCAAGAAAGCGGTAAGTTAATGACCGTCCTGAACGAGAACCTCGCACCCCAGACGCCGGCAGCCGGACAGACACCGGCGCGGCGCCGCCGCAAGCCGCTGGCCACCCGCGCCTACAAGGTATTCCGGGTGGCGGCCCTGATCGCCGTCGTGCTCTTCCTGATCGCCCCGCTGATCTGGATGTTGCTGGCCTCCTTCAAGACCAACGTCGACATTTATGACACGGGCAAGTCGCTCCTCTTCACGCCCACCGGCGAGAACTACGCCAACGTGCTGCAGCGCAACAACTACTTCGTCTTCATCTTCAACAGTTTCTGGGTGGCCTTCGTTTCCACCGCACTGTCGCTGGTGCTCGGTGTCCCGGCGGCCTACGCCATGAGCCGCTTCACGATGCACCGCTCCGCCCTGGTGGTCCTGATGGCCCGCGTCATCCCCGGCGTCTCTCTGCTGGTGCCCTGGTACTACGTCTTCTCCAACCTGAAGATGGTCGGCGGCTTCGAGGTGCTGATCCTCAGCCACATGTTCGTGGCGCTGCCGCTGATCGTTTACATCATGATGAGCTACTTCGATTCACTGCCGCTGGAGCTGGAAGAATCCGCGCAGGTGGACGGCCTCACCCCGATCGGCGCCTTCCGCCGGATCACGCTGCCGCTCTCCGTCGCCGGCATGGCTACCGCGGGCATCCTGTCCTTCATCTTCTCGTGGAACAACTTCATGTTCGCCCTGGTGCTCTCCGGCTCCAAGACCAAGACCCTCCCGGTCGCGATCTTCGACTTCGTCTCCTACGCCAGCATCGACTGGGGCGGACTAATGGCGGCCGCCACCGTGGTGACCATCCCGATCATGATCATCGCGCTCTTCACGCAGAAGTACATTGTCTCCGGCATGACCGCCGGCGCGACCAAGGGCTAGGCAGCAGATGACACGCATCAGCAGGATTGAAACCTTCCTCGTCGCCCCGCGCTGGCTGTTCGTCCGGATCGAGACCGACAGCGGGATCGTCGGCTGGGGCGAGGCCAGCTGCGAGGGCCGCAGCGAAACGGTCCGCACCGCCGTCGGCCAGCTTTCCGAACTGCTGGTCGGCCAGGACGCGCTGCGGATCGAGGACCACTGGCAGGTCATGACCAAGGGCTCCTTCTACCGCGGCGGCCCCATCCTGGCCAGCGCCGTCTCCGGCCTGGACCAGGCGCTGTGGGACATCGCCGGCAAACACTTCAACACCCCGGTGCACCAGCTCCTGGGCGGCCACGTGCGGGACCGGATCCGGATGTACGGCTGGGTGGGCGGCGATGAGCCGAACGAAGTGGCGGACCAGATCAGCGCGCAGCTGGCGGTCGGGCTCACCGCGGTAAAGATGAACGCCAGCGGCCGGATGAGCCCGGTCGCCACGGTGGCGGAGCTCGACGGCGTCGTGCGCCGCGTCGCCGCCGCCCGCGAAGTCCTGGGCGACCATCGC contains:
- a CDS encoding FadR/GntR family transcriptional regulator, producing the protein MQTPKAESPADLHSVLVQTLGLAIAEGTLAPHSIVRLDELEAQHGVSRSVVREATRVLSSMGMLASRRRLGTVVQPEESWNLYDPQVIRWRLASSRRVDQLRALNELRGAIEPQAARLAAERASWDTGSDLVGQAARLWAAGQRGDQDEFLRLDIEFHAAVLRASGNPMFSQLHNLVAEVLTGRTEHGLMPHLPQHEALQLHVDVASAIQRAETDAAHAAMRRIVEQSTEEIGDIWSSHQDAAS
- a CDS encoding ABC transporter substrate-binding protein, with translation MKRRSIAKYAAVAAALSLGLTACGGGSGSGDAKAAGTVRVTLANHVWTEGIKAAIPEFEKESGLKVELTQLGEDQLSDQYNVKLNAGSDEIDVMMYRPLQEGKAFAKNGYLADLTSKVSGDANWDWKDYQEGPVKASTVDGKVVGVPIITEREVLYYRKDLLQAAGVEVPKTMDELQAAAQKISAANPDTAGFVARTGKSAAVTQFSSFLYSFGGDFIGADGKSAIGSDAAKKAYSFYGGLIKNYGPKNVSTDMSWPEAMAIFTQGKAAFYTEADSLYKNATDPAKSKVADKVGFAALPAGPAGSKPYNIPSWGLAVNKASGNQDNAWKFIQWATSKDRTLQAQKAGVPGPRASVWADPAGTSTYPKDLAEAIAASAKNGVGHDRPEVVTVGKAREIVGAPIVATITGSDASAAADSANDAFQKFLDSEKK
- a CDS encoding carbohydrate ABC transporter permease, with amino-acid sequence MSVLNTSRGNTSRGAARGASRGTARTSGPQRNFSAWANRHRKWLFAAPAMIFVGVLIIFPLAWTLYLSLTDSQGSVRAATEFIGLQNYATVLADVDRFWPAVGRTLTFTGLALVCEVVLGMGIALLLWRPFRGEKWVRVAILLPLVATPVAVGMMWRLIFDPNIGFANQLLGMIGIPAQPWLSGQDTALGTTIFMDIWQWTPMVVLILLAGLTSLSEEPDEAARMDGANAFQRFFFITLPLMMPTVIVAILLRGIDALKTFDILYATKGKGGGSFHEVETLNVYAYGLSFDYNQYGLSSAVLILFFMIIIGTMWLLTMRKKAVS
- a CDS encoding carbohydrate ABC transporter permease; amino-acid sequence: MTVLNENLAPQTPAAGQTPARRRRKPLATRAYKVFRVAALIAVVLFLIAPLIWMLLASFKTNVDIYDTGKSLLFTPTGENYANVLQRNNYFVFIFNSFWVAFVSTALSLVLGVPAAYAMSRFTMHRSALVVLMARVIPGVSLLVPWYYVFSNLKMVGGFEVLILSHMFVALPLIVYIMMSYFDSLPLELEESAQVDGLTPIGAFRRITLPLSVAGMATAGILSFIFSWNNFMFALVLSGSKTKTLPVAIFDFVSYASIDWGGLMAAATVVTIPIMIIALFTQKYIVSGMTAGATKG